The nucleotide window CCGCCGTCGGGCGGCTGATCGATGCGGTTGAAGACGACGAATGGGCGATTCGAGAGCAGGCGGCCTCGGGACTGGGCAAGCTGAAAGATCCCCGCGGGGTCGAACCCTTGGTGAAGGCGCTCAAGGACAAAGACGGCGCCGTCCGGACGGCTGCGGTGTGGGCGCTTGAGCGCATCGGCGATTCCCGCGCGGTTCCGGGCTTGGTGGACGCGCTCACGGACAGCACGTTGCGGGAAGATGTCGCGCGTGTCTTGAAGAAGATCGGGGATTCGAGGGCGGTCGACGCGCTCATCGAGGGGTTGCTGGGCAACAATTGGATGGTACGGCGTCATGCGGCCGAGGCACTGGGAAAAATCGGTGATCAGCGCGGAGTCGGCCCCCTGATCGAATCGTTAAAGGACGAGGACTGGTTGGTGCGGAGGAATGCGGCCGAATCGCTTGCGCGTCTGGGGGCGAAACAGGCGATCGACCCGTTGCTTCCTCTGCTCGAAGACGAAAATACGATGGTGCAAGAAACCGTGGAAGGGGTACTGGCAAGCCTGGGGTGGAAATCGGTCTCCTAGCCCCGTACCGGGTCACCCTCGACGGTGCAGATACGCAGGACAATCTGTGAACCTCCACTCCCGAGCAAAGGATATACATCATGGCGGATGAAGCTCCGGTGAAATTGATTCAGATCGGTCCCAAGGGTGGGGCCAAGAA belongs to Nitrospira sp. and includes:
- a CDS encoding HEAT repeat domain-containing protein produces the protein MTEGNQPDRIEQLISALRDDNEALRDHAIASLSQVGEEAIGPLIGLMADEDVLIREAATTAVVRIGPAAVGRLIDAVEDDEWAIREQAASGLGKLKDPRGVEPLVKALKDKDGAVRTAAVWALERIGDSRAVPGLVDALTDSTLREDVARVLKKIGDSRAVDALIEGLLGNNWMVRRHAAEALGKIGDQRGVGPLIESLKDEDWLVRRNAAESLARLGAKQAIDPLLPLLEDENTMVQETVEGVLASLGWKSVS